The Pseudobacteriovorax antillogorgiicola genome includes the window TTCTTCATCAGCTTTCGTCGCTAAACCCTCATCCAGAATCGGTGCCAGTGAACCTCCTTGTAAAAGTCGAGGGCACACCACTTGCAGAAGAGGGCGATATCGATACCTTTGAGATGGTTCGAACCATCGCCACCGCATGCATCATCATGCCTGAGAGCCGGGTCCGCCTCTCCGCTGGCCGCACTCAGATGAGCGACGAAGCTCAGGCACTATGCTTTGTCGCTGGAGCGAGCTCGATTTTCTCTGGTGATAAATTACTGACAACTCCAAACCCAGGCGATGATCGCGATCAAAGTCTTCTCCAGCGCTTGGGCATGCGACCAAAGCCGACAGCTGTCGCTGAAGAGGAATCAAACTATGACTGTGACAACGGAGTTGCCCTCCACTAAAACCCGCTCGCGACAGCCCGGTTGGGCTGCGCTCCAGCAGATCGTTGCTAAGCAGATGGCACGGATTGATCGCCAAGGGCGTCGTCGCGAACTGCCGAAGACTCCACCTCAAAACAGTATTGACCTCACACATAATGATTATCTAGGCCTAAGGCAACGGAACGATTTGCAGGCAAAGACCAGAGAGGCAATAGCGTCGCTTCCTATGGGAAGCGGTGGGAGTCGCTTGCTTGGTGGCAATCACCCCGTTTTCAATGCACTTGAAGCAGACTTTTCAAAACTGAAAGGGGTTGCTGCAAGCTTGTATTTCCCGTCGGGCTATACGGCAAATGAGGCGATCTGTCGGGCACTTATCAATCCAGCAGTCGCGGTTTTTTGCGACGAACTGAACCACGCTAGCATCATGGATGGCATAAGGCTCGCCCGGGTCAGCCCAGAGCGAAAGACTCTATTTCCCCATAACGATATGGACGCTTTGGAGGTTGGTCTTGCCAAATCTCAAGCCAAGTTGAATTTGGTGATGACGGAATCGGTTTTCAGTATGGATGGGGATTTTGCTCCCTTAGAAAAACTCAAGCAACTCTGCGATCGATACCAAGGCATCCTGATTGTCGACGAGGCTCACGGGCTTGGGGTTTATGGCCCTCAGGGAGAAGGTTGCCTGGGAGACGCTGACGTTGACCCAAACGAAGTGATCAGCATAAACCCATGTGGCAAGGGGCTGGGCGCCTCGGGAGCTTTCGTATCAGGCCCTGAATGGCTCATCGAATACTTAATCAATACAGCCCGAGGATTCATCTACACCACAGCACCATCGCCGTGGCTGGCTGCTGGACTCTTACAGACGCTCGATATGGTTGCTACCATGGCCGCTGAAAGAGCTTGGCTCAAACACATCACAACTGATGTCAGAACTCGGCTCCACAAAATTGGTTATAAGGTCTCTACCAGTGGCTCTCACATTCTCCCCTTGGTCATTGGAGATGAAAGCCAAGCTCTGGCATTCGAATCTAAGCTCAAAGAGCAAGGCATCTTCTGCAAGGCTGTGAGACCACCCACCGTTCCTGCTGGTACATCTAGATTGAGGTTATCGCTCCATGCAGGGCTGTCTCAGAGTGAAATTGATCAACTGATCTATAGTTTAGAAAGGCTTTACCATGAGCTATAAATTGTTCGTTACAGGCACAGATACTGATGTAGGCAAGACTTTTGTATCGCAATCCTTGCTCATTGGTGCTCTTAGGCAAGAGTTTGATTTGTCCTACTGGAAGCCAGTACAAACAGGGCACCCCGACAGCGACCTCGCGAGCATCAAAAAGCAAATTCCCGACCTCAAAGCTCGCCCTACATCATTCGTATACAAGGAACCTGCTTCTCCAGACCAAGCGGCAAGTTTAGAGCTAAGGCCAGCACCCCGCCTGGAGCAACTGCTTGAGGAGCTACAGCAGATTCAAGAAAACACTCTCATTGAAGGGGCGGGCGGGCTTCTGGTCCCCTTAAATGAGGATAACGAGACCTGGCTATCGTTTCTTAAGAAGGCGGGGATACCCTGCATTGTCGTCGCGAGAACTGGCCTAGGAACCTTAAACCACACGGCACTCACTCTAAGAACTCTCGATCTTCATAACGTTCCTGTTGCTGCTGTGATCCTTAGCGGTAAAAAACACGAGGCCAATGAGCGAAGCCTTAGCCGCATGTTTCCAGAACACCGTTTCCTACACCTAGATTCCATTGAAGATACCCACAGCAGCAGCTATACCGAAGCATGCCAAAGGCTTTGGTGCGACCTAACAGCAAGCGCAGTAAGCTCACCCAGCTCTCTTCTCGCACTAGACCAGAAACACTGCTGGCATCCCTATACTCAGCACAAGGGTGCTGCCACACCGCTGGAAATCAAGCGAGCCGAGGGTCCCTGGCTGCATGTCAGCACGGGAGAAAAGCTTATCGATGGCACTTCATCTTGGTGGTCGAATACCATAGGCCATGGCCGTCCCGAAATTGCAGAAGCCATTTTTAAACAACAACAAACCATCGATCACATTATCTTTGCTGGCGCGACACATGAGGGTGCTGTCAAGCTATCGCAAAGGCTATCGCAGCTCACTGAGCATCAGTTTCCTAGGGTATTTTTTACGGATAACGGCTCGTGTGCTGTAGAGGTTGGGCTAAAAATAGCAGCTCAAATGGCATTCAATCGCGGCGACAAAGGACGAACCAAGTTCCTTTCCCTAGAGGGGGCTTACCACGGTGATACCTTCGGTGCAATGTCAGTTGGTGGCACTGAAGGTTTCCACGGCCCGTTTTCTCCCTTTCAATTTGAAAGCCTCAAAATCAAACCCGTAACAGCCCATCCCTCCGCTATTTGCCCTGAGGGAGCCGCTGCCCGAGAGACAGAAATCCAGAAGCTAAAGGCCTTGTTTTCAAGCTGTGGTCATGAATTAGCTGCCGTTGTATTGGAACCAATGGTTCAAGGTGCCTCTGGAATGAACATGCATGATCTAACCTGGCTGAGATCATTGGTTGCCATTGCTAAAGACCATCAGGTTCCTGTAATTTTCGATGAAGTTTTCACCGGCCTAGGCCGCTGCGGCGCCTGGTTTGCCTATCAAAAGGCAGGGGTAGAACCT containing:
- the bioA gene encoding adenosylmethionine--8-amino-7-oxononanoate transaminase; this translates as MSYKLFVTGTDTDVGKTFVSQSLLIGALRQEFDLSYWKPVQTGHPDSDLASIKKQIPDLKARPTSFVYKEPASPDQAASLELRPAPRLEQLLEELQQIQENTLIEGAGGLLVPLNEDNETWLSFLKKAGIPCIVVARTGLGTLNHTALTLRTLDLHNVPVAAVILSGKKHEANERSLSRMFPEHRFLHLDSIEDTHSSSYTEACQRLWCDLTASAVSSPSSLLALDQKHCWHPYTQHKGAATPLEIKRAEGPWLHVSTGEKLIDGTSSWWSNTIGHGRPEIAEAIFKQQQTIDHIIFAGATHEGAVKLSQRLSQLTEHQFPRVFFTDNGSCAVEVGLKIAAQMAFNRGDKGRTKFLSLEGAYHGDTFGAMSVGGTEGFHGPFSPFQFESLKIKPVTAHPSAICPEGAAARETEIQKLKALFSSCGHELAAVVLEPMVQGASGMNMHDLTWLRSLVAIAKDHQVPVIFDEVFTGLGRCGAWFAYQKAGVEPDIICLAKGLTGGNLPLAVTMTTDRIFEQFYSDDKRKALYHGHTYTANAICCAAANATLDIYEREDLIKRSAEIESRFKSWIKQHEAELGLAQARAMGSILAWEIPGSGLGDYFNPIAARVPEEARKFGLFLRPLGNTMYFLPALTITDEELSFCLNALEKTVRAISSYNA
- a CDS encoding aminotransferase class I/II-fold pyridoxal phosphate-dependent enzyme; translated protein: MTVTTELPSTKTRSRQPGWAALQQIVAKQMARIDRQGRRRELPKTPPQNSIDLTHNDYLGLRQRNDLQAKTREAIASLPMGSGGSRLLGGNHPVFNALEADFSKLKGVAASLYFPSGYTANEAICRALINPAVAVFCDELNHASIMDGIRLARVSPERKTLFPHNDMDALEVGLAKSQAKLNLVMTESVFSMDGDFAPLEKLKQLCDRYQGILIVDEAHGLGVYGPQGEGCLGDADVDPNEVISINPCGKGLGASGAFVSGPEWLIEYLINTARGFIYTTAPSPWLAAGLLQTLDMVATMAAERAWLKHITTDVRTRLHKIGYKVSTSGSHILPLVIGDESQALAFESKLKEQGIFCKAVRPPTVPAGTSRLRLSLHAGLSQSEIDQLIYSLERLYHEL